Proteins found in one Methanospirillum hungatei JF-1 genomic segment:
- a CDS encoding GNAT family N-acetyltransferase — translation MTIFQNLIGKTNLLTPLPDTIQILPLSTEYYKAAAQLYSDVFISDEPTTYLHAPDPSVFIRYAEIYVRSLIPKNLSFIALDSVTGDIIGFIFCLDLKSDISDEGEEMVRFLSHFHETVILIDELEHRFLEIEELSPGEALHIFQIGVDKQYRRLKIGCSLIHTVVEHGKNLGFSKVIADCTSSASLQVFSSCDFELAGCIEYDTCCINGEHFFTGLDGGISLVVKNLVPLP, via the coding sequence ATGACAATATTTCAGAATTTAATAGGTAAAACTAACCTCCTCACCCCTCTTCCGGATACTATTCAGATACTTCCCTTGAGTACTGAGTATTACAAAGCAGCTGCTCAACTCTATTCGGATGTTTTCATATCTGATGAGCCGACTACCTATCTTCATGCCCCTGATCCATCTGTATTCATCCGGTATGCGGAGATATATGTCAGATCTCTCATTCCGAAGAACCTGAGTTTCATTGCCCTGGACAGCGTGACCGGTGATATCATCGGTTTTATCTTCTGTCTTGACCTGAAATCGGATATCTCGGATGAAGGGGAGGAGATGGTCCGGTTCCTCTCCCACTTTCATGAAACAGTCATTCTCATCGATGAACTTGAACACCGGTTTTTAGAAATTGAAGAACTTTCTCCCGGAGAAGCACTACATATCTTCCAGATCGGGGTTGATAAACAATACCGGCGATTAAAAATTGGCTGTTCGCTTATACATACTGTGGTGGAGCATGGCAAGAACCTGGGGTTTTCAAAAGTCATTGCAGATTGTACCTCTTCTGCTTCCCTTCAGGTTTTTTCCTCCTGTGATTTTGAACTGGCTGGATGCATTGAGTATGATACCTGCTGCATCAACGGGGAGCATTTTTTTACCGGTCTTGACGGGGGGATTTCATTGGTCGTAAAAAACCTGGTTCCTCTCCCCTGA
- a CDS encoding sensor histidine kinase, with product MTDNPAHRDLIKKEQQIADAIRRQLEFTRNYQDIGVKEPIWHSLPEQFEEIQKTFCHESIHLSSSMGMIQIYADPLFPLICHNLIDNSIRHGGKFQNILFSTRTEGDNLVIVYEDDGCGIPVGEKEKIFERGYGKNTGMGLFLSREILSITGLSMKETGVFGTGSRFEIIVPPDCYRYYQESSPV from the coding sequence ATGACTGATAATCCTGCCCATCGTGATCTTATCAAAAAAGAGCAGCAGATTGCTGATGCAATTCGGCGGCAACTGGAATTTACCCGTAATTATCAGGACATTGGTGTGAAAGAGCCAATCTGGCACAGCCTTCCTGAGCAGTTTGAAGAGATACAGAAGACTTTTTGTCATGAATCCATACATCTTTCCAGTTCGATGGGAATGATTCAGATCTATGCAGATCCATTGTTTCCCCTTATATGCCATAATCTAATCGACAATTCCATTCGTCATGGGGGGAAGTTTCAAAATATTCTCTTCTCTACCCGAACAGAAGGTGATAATCTGGTTATTGTGTACGAGGATGACGGTTGTGGAATTCCTGTCGGTGAAAAAGAGAAAATATTTGAACGCGGGTATGGTAAAAACACGGGGATGGGTCTCTTTTTGTCACGTGAGATACTTTCTATCACCGGTCTGTCAATGAAAGAGACTGGTGTATTCGGAACTGGATCGAGATTTGAAATTATTGTTCCTCCGGATTGTTACCGGTATTATCAGGAATCTTCTCCGGTTTGA
- a CDS encoding ABC transporter substrate-binding protein yields the protein MKHWVPYSLVMSIVIIGALLFSGCTEQPASESAESIKIGVVASMSGPASTTGKDIWQSAELAAQEINAQGGVFVKDLNKKIPITLVQGDDESTREGGIKAVSKLITQDNVDLLVGGYSSAVVSAHQSIVADNKVPYIISGGSSTSVSHRDDIDTSYMFFHRPNTDDSAKASILFIDEMVRPEIYKKFNLPDDRPLRLALIFQDSPFGKGQQGAVRNLTQDLNLPIEIVAEETFKMGESDFRTALTSVKAKKPDIIYAVTFLNELIPLTQQARRDVGLDTLILSIENNDDPDYYSGVGALGDYTLMESRFSPYAIPKGSTSERTKKFLEDFQTKYGGFAGMMGAATYESVYIAAKAIENAGTVQKDAVRKALSEISMDHMIEVMKDQVIRFSPDYQESSFDLYVEQMKMDPAVGEIRPHIVWPESIRETGFVIPDWYQPGSP from the coding sequence ATGAAACATTGGGTTCCATACAGCCTGGTAATGAGTATCGTCATTATCGGGGCACTCTTATTCTCCGGGTGCACCGAGCAGCCTGCTTCTGAATCTGCCGAATCGATTAAGATCGGAGTGGTTGCGTCAATGAGTGGTCCGGCGAGTACAACCGGAAAAGACATCTGGCAGTCTGCAGAACTGGCAGCTCAGGAGATCAATGCACAAGGCGGGGTCTTTGTGAAAGATCTGAATAAAAAGATCCCGATTACTTTGGTCCAGGGTGATGATGAGTCAACCCGTGAGGGAGGCATAAAAGCCGTCTCCAAGCTAATCACCCAGGATAATGTTGATCTTCTGGTCGGGGGGTACTCAAGTGCGGTTGTGTCAGCCCACCAGTCCATCGTTGCCGACAATAAAGTCCCCTATATCATCTCCGGGGGTTCCAGCACCTCAGTATCCCATCGTGATGACATCGATACCAGTTATATGTTCTTCCACCGACCCAACACAGATGATTCAGCCAAAGCTAGCATCCTTTTCATAGATGAAATGGTACGGCCGGAGATTTATAAAAAATTCAATCTTCCCGATGACCGTCCGCTCCGGCTTGCACTTATCTTTCAGGATAGTCCTTTTGGAAAAGGACAACAGGGAGCGGTCAGAAATCTGACACAAGACTTAAACCTCCCAATTGAGATCGTGGCCGAAGAGACGTTCAAGATGGGAGAGTCTGATTTCAGGACTGCTCTGACCTCGGTAAAAGCGAAAAAACCGGATATCATCTATGCGGTCACCTTCCTGAATGAACTGATCCCGCTCACCCAGCAGGCCAGGCGGGATGTCGGTCTTGATACACTCATCCTCTCAATTGAGAACAATGATGACCCTGATTACTATTCAGGCGTTGGAGCGTTAGGGGACTACACGTTGATGGAGAGCAGGTTCTCACCATATGCCATCCCGAAAGGCAGTACTTCTGAAAGAACGAAAAAATTCCTTGAGGATTTCCAGACAAAGTATGGCGGGTTTGCCGGAATGATGGGTGCTGCAACGTATGAATCCGTATATATCGCTGCAAAAGCCATCGAAAATGCAGGAACGGTACAGAAAGATGCAGTCCGAAAGGCTCTTTCAGAGATTTCCATGGACCACATGATTGAAGTGATGAAAGATCAGGTGATCCGGTTCAGTCCTGATTATCAGGAGAGCAGTTTTGACCTGTATGTTGAACAGATGAAGATGGATCCGGCTGTAGGAGAGATCAGACCACATATCGTATGGCCTGAATCAATCCGTGAGACCGGATTTGTGATCCCTGACTGGTATCAGCCGGGATCTCCCTGA
- a CDS encoding branched-chain amino acid ABC transporter permease, which produces MDLHIDIITQVLFWGLYTGCIYILLATGLNLIFGVMKIVNFAHGEFLMLGTYITFFLFVMSGFNPYVLLCASIPLLVVIGVIVERLCFRPILGTGKLNEIFVSIGLIYIIQNLVARIWTDEWKTIQSPFRDISVDLGVIQVPLDYLIIMAVTAILLISLYIFLHHTWTGQAIRATSQDRKGAMLMGINVERMDMVTFGIGAALAGAAGTLWAVSGQVFNPYMGSIPAIKAFAIIILGGLGSIPGAIVGGLAVGLVENGTAFTLGGAWKDAVSFILLIIVLIIRPTGLFGEDSE; this is translated from the coding sequence ATGGACCTACATATTGACATAATCACCCAGGTTCTCTTCTGGGGATTATACACCGGGTGTATTTACATCCTCCTGGCAACAGGGCTGAATCTTATCTTCGGAGTCATGAAGATTGTGAACTTTGCCCATGGGGAATTTCTTATGCTGGGAACGTACATTACCTTCTTTCTCTTCGTTATGAGCGGGTTCAATCCCTATGTTCTTCTCTGTGCCTCAATTCCGCTTCTTGTGGTGATAGGAGTTATCGTAGAAAGGCTCTGTTTCAGACCTATTCTCGGGACTGGAAAACTGAATGAGATCTTCGTGAGTATCGGACTAATTTATATCATTCAGAACCTGGTTGCCAGGATATGGACTGATGAATGGAAGACTATACAGAGTCCGTTCAGAGATATCAGTGTTGATCTGGGAGTTATTCAGGTCCCGCTTGATTATCTTATTATCATGGCGGTTACGGCTATCCTGCTCATCAGCCTGTATATCTTTCTTCATCACACCTGGACCGGCCAGGCAATCAGGGCTACCAGTCAGGACAGGAAAGGTGCGATGCTGATGGGAATCAATGTCGAGCGGATGGATATGGTAACTTTTGGCATTGGTGCGGCCCTTGCAGGAGCAGCCGGGACACTCTGGGCAGTCAGCGGCCAGGTCTTTAATCCGTATATGGGGTCCATTCCGGCCATTAAGGCATTTGCAATCATTATTCTGGGAGGTCTTGGCAGTATTCCCGGTGCAATTGTCGGAGGTCTTGCTGTTGGTCTTGTTGAGAACGGGACTGCTTTTACCCTTGGTGGTGCATGGAAGGATGCTGTATCATTTATTCTCCTGATCATTGTGCTTATTATCCGTCCAACAGGTCTCTTTGGGGAGGATAGTGAATGA
- a CDS encoding branched-chain amino acid ABC transporter permease, whose amino-acid sequence MIPQFLQERRYQFAVLAFIVAILLPVIVGSNQYYRTVLILMLIFIIYASAWNFLTFSGQGSLGHAAFFGLGGYFSSLIAINSGIPLIIAVFAGACVTAGIGVLIGMTCVRLREWFLAMVTFGFAVIIQTLIVISQLSPITGGWDGFAVPKLIPSSIPGSPNLEYYGILAIAVGSILVFHLLLKSKIGLALAAIRENEMEAKASGINPVPFKLFAFGISSFITAIAGALEVCHFGYISPEIFGTDISFWPIIYSITGGLGTLAGPIIGTIVISLLWEGLNALGFTYERFIVIGILLILTIIFLPKGLVSLPERLQYLKRIKTGDEK is encoded by the coding sequence ATGATCCCTCAGTTTCTCCAGGAGAGAAGATATCAGTTCGCGGTGCTGGCATTCATCGTGGCTATTCTTCTTCCGGTCATTGTGGGATCAAACCAGTACTACCGGACAGTCCTTATCCTGATGCTGATTTTTATCATCTATGCGTCGGCCTGGAATTTTCTTACTTTCTCAGGCCAGGGCTCGCTCGGTCATGCTGCCTTTTTTGGGCTGGGCGGATATTTTTCATCTCTCATCGCTATTAACTCCGGTATCCCGCTGATTATCGCAGTTTTTGCAGGAGCATGTGTCACAGCCGGAATTGGTGTTCTTATCGGAATGACCTGTGTAAGACTCCGGGAATGGTTCCTTGCCATGGTGACATTCGGGTTTGCGGTCATCATCCAGACCCTTATTGTGATAAGTCAGCTGAGCCCCATCACCGGCGGATGGGATGGGTTTGCAGTTCCAAAGCTTATCCCTTCATCAATTCCGGGGTCACCAAACCTTGAGTACTATGGTATCCTTGCAATCGCTGTCGGCTCCATTCTGGTCTTTCATCTGCTGCTCAAATCAAAGATTGGACTTGCACTTGCAGCAATCCGTGAGAATGAGATGGAAGCGAAGGCATCAGGGATAAACCCGGTCCCGTTCAAGCTCTTTGCGTTTGGGATAAGTTCTTTTATCACGGCAATAGCAGGGGCCCTTGAGGTATGTCATTTCGGATACATCTCTCCTGAGATATTCGGGACTGATATCTCTTTCTGGCCGATTATCTATTCAATAACCGGCGGGCTTGGAACACTTGCAGGGCCGATCATCGGAACTATTGTTATCAGTCTTCTCTGGGAAGGACTAAATGCTCTCGGCTTTACGTATGAGCGGTTTATTGTGATTGGGATTCTGCTCATCCTGACGATCATATTCCTGCCAAAGGGTCTGGTCAGTCTTCCGGAACGATTACAATATTTAAAAAGGATAAAAACGGGAGATGAAAAGTGA
- a CDS encoding ABC transporter ATP-binding protein, whose protein sequence is MLNIQNLTVSYSHLQVLWDVSLEVKKGEIVTLIGSNGSGKTTLVSSVMGFVPASSGTITFADTPITGLPTYEIVHHHLNLVPETRKLFGKMTVRENLMLGSYMNHKDFDIEYIYSLFPILQERQDQYAGTLSGGEQQMLAIGRCLMSGPEMIILDEPSLGLSPKYVHTVLDTINALNKEGLTILLVEQNVKRALEISHRAYIIENGRIVLSGPADKMLHDPHVKEAYLGM, encoded by the coding sequence GTGCTGAACATACAAAACCTCACCGTCTCCTACTCCCATCTGCAGGTTCTCTGGGATGTCAGCCTGGAGGTCAAAAAAGGGGAGATAGTCACCCTTATCGGTTCGAATGGATCAGGGAAGACAACTCTGGTCTCTTCAGTCATGGGATTTGTTCCTGCATCCAGTGGAACAATTACCTTTGCCGATACGCCTATCACCGGACTTCCAACGTATGAGATTGTCCATCACCATCTGAACCTGGTCCCGGAAACGAGGAAATTATTCGGAAAGATGACCGTAAGGGAGAACCTGATGCTGGGATCCTATATGAATCATAAGGACTTTGATATTGAGTACATCTATTCCCTCTTTCCAATCCTACAGGAGAGACAGGACCAGTATGCCGGAACACTCAGCGGTGGTGAGCAGCAGATGCTTGCAATCGGGCGATGCCTGATGTCTGGTCCGGAGATGATCATCCTTGACGAACCTTCACTTGGATTATCTCCGAAATATGTTCATACTGTCCTTGATACCATCAATGCACTCAATAAAGAAGGGCTTACCATCCTACTTGTGGAGCAGAATGTGAAACGGGCCCTTGAGATATCACACCGTGCCTATATCATTGAAAATGGAAGAATTGTCCTCTCCGGACCTGCAGACAAGATGTTACATGATCCCCATGTAAAAGAAGCATATCTTGGCATGTGA
- a CDS encoding ABC transporter ATP-binding protein, translating to MLNVKCVSKSFGGLQAVRNVDMTLREGEILGLVGPNGAGKTTLLNMISGVCRPDAGGIYFEEENITRLTLDAICKRGIAKTFQHPRSFPGLSAKEGVLISALYGNGHKPGMKQAQVEAIECLQRVGFPDEKLDCPLGTLNTIDLRKTQLARALASKPKMLLLDEIMTGLTPSEGKEAIKLIRSLRDEGLTILMIEHVMKIIMEVSDRVVVLDQGEKIAEGTPREVAADERVIESYLGEQYHFQEH from the coding sequence ATGCTCAATGTGAAGTGTGTCTCCAAATCTTTTGGCGGACTACAGGCGGTCCGCAATGTGGACATGACACTCAGGGAGGGAGAGATCCTTGGGCTGGTCGGGCCGAACGGGGCTGGAAAAACCACACTCCTGAATATGATATCCGGAGTCTGCCGACCGGATGCCGGAGGAATTTATTTCGAAGAGGAGAATATCACCCGGCTCACTCTGGATGCCATATGTAAGAGAGGTATTGCAAAAACATTTCAGCACCCGCGTTCTTTTCCAGGTCTTTCCGCAAAGGAAGGAGTACTGATCAGTGCTCTCTATGGAAACGGGCATAAACCCGGTATGAAGCAGGCCCAGGTGGAAGCAATTGAATGTCTGCAGCGTGTTGGATTTCCGGATGAAAAACTGGACTGCCCGCTTGGTACCCTCAATACCATCGACCTTCGCAAGACACAACTGGCCCGTGCCCTGGCATCAAAACCAAAAATGCTCCTTCTTGATGAGATTATGACCGGCCTAACTCCAAGCGAAGGGAAAGAGGCCATCAAATTGATCCGGTCCCTTCGAGATGAGGGATTGACCATTCTCATGATCGAGCATGTGATGAAGATCATCATGGAAGTATCAGACCGTGTTGTTGTTCTGGATCAGGGTGAAAAGATTGCTGAAGGGACTCCAAGAGAAGTCGCTGCAGATGAGCGAGTCATCGAGTCATACCTCGGAGAACAATACCACTTCCAGGAGCACTAA
- a CDS encoding methyl-accepting chemotaxis protein — protein sequence MLENVKIGKKLIGGFILTIIIMLIIAGTGFIFISDLAAKSEEMYNDRLIPIQQIGVINGAFTQFRGDVYKGMLIPEERTVNLDSAASVLASVNDQIAIIDKLNLNEEERKVFESFKTAFQGYKVESEKTIALIKENKIPEAISSLAAGTPLANYRTQCNEALKTLMETNLKVAEQIKKDNDNNANAAKTTMIIVTIIGAIIGLGFAIALTRSITGPLSKTVEMIDEMGHGHLGMRLTMDRKDEIGILASTMDTFANNLQHEVIGIMKKIAAGEKVTSVPIMDDRDEIGPALKETAETLSDLIEETKTLAHAAEEGNLSIRGDADKFKGGYREIIAGINNTLENIIGPVNEAMNLAGAYAFGDFTASFSDKVSVKGDFIPFKDSLNKIGIETGRAIGQVKKEVDSLLAGMEETSASVEEVTAGAQNLAHNAGVVSDLSEKSGAGVNQVLQAMNDLSTTVSAVATQANEVANLTQETDDLSRQGAELVGRTDAGMQKISSSFNETDHVIGEIGKQMEDIGTIVNVISSIADQTNLLALNAAIEAARAGDAGLGFAVVADEVKSLALESQQSAEKIANLITDLQKKSRAVTESMKNSLKDVDEGNTAVRETLTVFNKIAEAIANVSIRVGEVAGASEEQAASVEQISASVHELGNLIEQAAKEAVDSSAATEEASAALDQITRVITDATASIDRISQSMGRFTT from the coding sequence ATGCTGGAAAATGTGAAGATTGGAAAGAAGTTGATTGGCGGATTTATCCTTACTATTATCATAATGCTCATCATTGCAGGGACCGGTTTTATTTTTATCAGTGATCTTGCAGCGAAGAGTGAAGAGATGTATAACGACCGGTTAATTCCGATTCAGCAGATTGGTGTCATTAATGGTGCATTCACCCAATTCAGAGGTGATGTGTACAAGGGTATGCTGATCCCGGAAGAACGTACCGTCAACCTTGATTCTGCAGCAAGTGTACTTGCGTCAGTGAATGACCAAATAGCAATTATTGACAAATTAAATTTGAATGAAGAAGAGAGAAAAGTTTTTGAAAGTTTTAAAACTGCTTTCCAGGGATACAAAGTTGAGTCTGAGAAAACTATTGCTCTCATAAAAGAGAATAAAATACCTGAAGCGATTAGTTCTCTGGCCGCAGGAACCCCTCTGGCAAATTACCGAACTCAATGTAATGAGGCATTGAAAACCCTGATGGAAACTAACCTGAAAGTAGCTGAACAGATTAAGAAAGATAATGATAATAACGCAAATGCAGCGAAAACGACGATGATTATCGTCACCATCATCGGCGCAATCATCGGTCTTGGTTTTGCCATAGCCCTGACCCGGAGTATCACCGGGCCCCTAAGTAAAACCGTGGAGATGATCGATGAGATGGGACACGGGCACCTAGGTATGCGGCTCACCATGGACCGGAAGGACGAGATAGGAATCCTTGCTTCAACAATGGATACTTTTGCAAACAACCTGCAGCATGAGGTTATCGGGATTATGAAAAAGATTGCCGCAGGAGAAAAAGTAACCTCTGTTCCGATCATGGATGATCGTGATGAGATTGGTCCTGCTCTCAAGGAGACCGCAGAAACGCTCAGTGATCTGATTGAAGAGACAAAAACCCTGGCACATGCTGCAGAAGAAGGGAACTTAAGCATTCGCGGTGATGCAGACAAATTTAAAGGAGGATATCGTGAGATCATCGCCGGAATCAACAACACCCTTGAAAACATCATCGGCCCGGTCAATGAAGCCATGAATCTTGCCGGTGCATATGCGTTCGGAGACTTCACTGCTAGTTTTAGTGATAAGGTTTCAGTAAAAGGAGATTTCATACCATTCAAAGACTCTCTGAATAAGATCGGTATTGAAACTGGCAGGGCAATCGGGCAGGTAAAGAAGGAAGTGGATTCACTCCTTGCCGGGATGGAAGAGACCAGTGCAAGTGTCGAGGAAGTGACCGCCGGTGCACAAAACCTTGCCCATAACGCAGGCGTTGTCAGCGATCTGTCAGAAAAGAGCGGAGCAGGCGTTAATCAGGTTCTTCAGGCCATGAATGATCTGTCAACCACCGTATCTGCAGTTGCAACCCAGGCAAATGAAGTGGCCAATCTCACCCAGGAGACTGATGACCTCTCAAGACAGGGAGCGGAACTTGTCGGAAGGACAGATGCCGGAATGCAGAAGATATCAAGCTCCTTTAATGAGACTGATCATGTCATCGGTGAGATCGGAAAGCAGATGGAGGATATTGGAACCATTGTCAACGTTATCAGCTCAATTGCTGACCAGACCAACCTCCTTGCCCTCAATGCAGCGATTGAGGCAGCTCGTGCAGGGGATGCAGGACTTGGATTTGCCGTTGTTGCTGATGAAGTAAAATCCCTGGCACTAGAGTCACAACAGTCTGCAGAAAAGATTGCAAACCTCATTACCGACCTGCAGAAAAAATCACGTGCCGTTACCGAATCCATGAAAAACTCACTGAAAGATGTTGATGAAGGAAATACCGCTGTACGGGAGACCCTGACCGTCTTTAACAAGATTGCAGAGGCGATTGCGAATGTCTCGATCAGAGTCGGAGAGGTTGCCGGTGCCAGTGAAGAACAGGCAGCATCGGTTGAGCAGATAAGCGCCAGCGTTCATGAACTTGGAAATCTCATAGAACAGGCGGCAAAAGAAGCGGTTGATTCATCAGCAGCAACTGAAGAGGCTTCAGCAGCCCTTGATCAGATAACCAGAGTCATCACCGATGCAACTGCATCAATAGACCGCATTTCCCAATCTATGGGTAGATTTACCACCTGA
- a CDS encoding cation-translocating P-type ATPase, translating to MVRDTASHCRTGISWHSLSEYEIYEKLATGEKGLSSQEAATRILEFGKNELPESKRASVFTIFLSQFKSPLIYVLIAAALLSWFLDHLTDTAFITVVILVNAVIGTIQEWKAEQSAKALQQLFRITAVVTRDGHEIRIPAEELVPGDLVYLEAGTRVPADLRITQVADCSIDESVLTGESVPVTKKVTTLPEEIPISDQENMAFAGTTVVRGICRGFIVNTGICTEVGKIAVAVADTTLSKPPLIIRMEKFSQHIAVAVLVATAVLGIIAVYQGMGIIDVFFFAVALAVSAIPEGLPVALTVVLSIAAHRMAGRHVIVRKMTAVESLGSCTLIASDKTGTLTMNEQTAHIVLLPGRDSFQVTGTGYTGEGSIHTHKGEHLSETDLHQVQRLCHIAALCSEAQLERIDEGWHHSGDPIDVAFLALAHKSGLDTSLIQKSVERSLFIPFEAERRYSAAGFTDATGERFGIKGAAEAVLPHCIRMRTAAGDEEVDQALLLAKAEELAVDGYRVLAVAEAVSPGIPEDPIKSGLPPLVLLGYIGFIDPVRPDARESVESCQKAGVTVVMVTGDHPATALAIAKTLGIADTQDQILTGMEIDALGSVDIPEFFDLVQKARVFARVTPVQKLSIVDALIRMGHFVAVTGDGVNDAPALRRAHIGVAMGSGTDIAKDNAAMIITDDRFSSIVAGIEEGRFAYDNIRKVTYLLVSTGAAEVILFTCSLIAHLPLPLLAVQLLWLNLVTNGIQHVGLAFEPGEKGAMNRPPRPPSQGIFNRLMIGQILVSSVVMGLIGFIAWYSMISIGVEENTARNLAVLLFVLLENVHVFNCRSEYVSAFQMPLSRNLFLVGSVIAAQVIHQVAMHIPILQDVLGLQPVSLSQWGVLFAAACLIIVIMELFKVIWPRVNKTE from the coding sequence ATGGTCCGGGATACAGCATCTCATTGCAGGACAGGAATATCTTGGCATTCTCTTTCTGAATATGAGATCTATGAAAAACTTGCAACCGGAGAAAAGGGCCTCTCGAGTCAGGAAGCTGCAACCAGAATTCTGGAATTTGGGAAGAATGAGCTTCCTGAATCGAAAAGGGCATCTGTATTCACCATATTTCTCAGCCAATTCAAGAGCCCCCTCATCTACGTTCTGATAGCTGCTGCCCTGTTGTCATGGTTTCTTGACCACCTGACCGATACGGCGTTTATCACCGTTGTCATCCTTGTGAATGCAGTAATTGGAACGATTCAGGAATGGAAAGCTGAACAGAGTGCAAAAGCTCTCCAACAACTCTTTCGAATCACTGCAGTCGTCACTCGGGACGGGCATGAGATTCGGATTCCTGCAGAGGAACTGGTACCTGGAGATCTGGTCTATCTTGAAGCAGGTACACGGGTCCCGGCAGATCTCAGGATAACTCAGGTTGCCGACTGCTCAATTGATGAATCGGTTCTCACCGGGGAGTCTGTTCCGGTTACAAAAAAGGTGACCACTCTTCCTGAAGAAATTCCCATAAGTGACCAGGAGAATATGGCGTTTGCCGGGACAACAGTAGTCCGTGGTATCTGCCGAGGTTTTATTGTCAATACGGGAATCTGCACAGAGGTTGGAAAGATCGCTGTGGCAGTTGCAGATACCACCCTGTCAAAGCCCCCGTTGATCATCAGGATGGAGAAATTCTCCCAGCATATTGCCGTTGCAGTTCTGGTTGCAACTGCAGTTCTGGGCATCATTGCGGTTTATCAGGGAATGGGAATCATCGATGTCTTCTTCTTTGCTGTTGCGCTTGCGGTTTCAGCAATACCTGAAGGTCTCCCGGTAGCTCTGACCGTCGTTCTCTCAATCGCTGCTCACCGGATGGCCGGTCGGCATGTGATAGTCAGGAAGATGACGGCGGTTGAAAGCCTTGGATCATGCACTCTGATTGCCAGTGACAAGACCGGCACTCTCACAATGAATGAGCAGACAGCCCATATTGTTCTTCTCCCCGGACGGGATTCGTTTCAGGTCACCGGGACGGGGTACACTGGTGAAGGGAGCATCCATACGCACAAAGGAGAACATCTTTCAGAGACTGATCTTCATCAGGTACAGCGACTCTGTCATATTGCTGCTCTTTGCAGCGAAGCTCAGCTGGAGAGAATTGATGAGGGCTGGCATCACTCCGGTGATCCAATCGACGTGGCATTTCTAGCACTTGCACACAAATCGGGTCTTGATACGTCACTGATACAGAAGTCAGTTGAAAGATCTCTTTTTATTCCTTTTGAAGCAGAACGGAGATATTCAGCAGCGGGATTCACTGACGCAACCGGGGAACGGTTTGGTATCAAAGGAGCAGCAGAAGCAGTTCTCCCTCATTGTATCAGGATGAGAACAGCTGCCGGTGATGAGGAGGTTGATCAGGCACTCCTCCTTGCGAAGGCAGAAGAACTTGCAGTGGACGGATACCGGGTTCTTGCAGTTGCCGAAGCAGTATCTCCTGGTATTCCTGAAGATCCTATAAAATCGGGTCTCCCTCCACTTGTGCTGCTCGGGTATATCGGGTTTATCGACCCGGTTCGGCCCGATGCTCGAGAGTCGGTTGAGTCCTGCCAGAAAGCAGGGGTTACTGTTGTTATGGTCACCGGTGATCATCCTGCAACCGCCCTTGCCATTGCGAAAACACTGGGGATTGCCGATACTCAGGATCAGATTCTCACCGGAATGGAGATAGATGCACTCGGGTCGGTTGATATACCTGAGTTCTTCGACCTTGTCCAGAAGGCCAGGGTATTTGCACGGGTCACCCCGGTCCAGAAACTCTCCATTGTTGATGCTCTCATCCGGATGGGTCATTTTGTTGCTGTCACCGGAGACGGGGTCAATGATGCTCCTGCCCTTCGGCGTGCCCATATTGGGGTTGCGATGGGGTCCGGTACCGATATTGCCAAGGATAATGCGGCGATGATCATCACCGATGACCGGTTCTCATCAATTGTTGCTGGTATTGAGGAGGGGCGGTTTGCATATGATAATATCAGGAAAGTGACCTATCTGCTCGTCTCAACCGGAGCGGCAGAGGTGATCCTCTTTACCTGCTCTCTTATCGCCCATCTGCCTTTACCCCTCCTTGCAGTTCAGCTGCTCTGGCTGAATCTCGTAACCAATGGAATTCAGCATGTCGGTCTGGCATTTGAACCTGGTGAGAAGGGTGCTATGAACCGTCCGCCACGACCACCGTCACAGGGAATATTCAATCGCCTGATGATCGGCCAGATCCTGGTTTCATCTGTGGTAATGGGGTTGATCGGGTTTATTGCCTGGTACTCCATGATCTCAATCGGTGTTGAGGAGAATACTGCACGAAATCTTGCAGTTCTGCTCTTTGTCCTGCTTGAGAATGTCCATGTGTTTAACTGCCGGTCAGAGTACGTGTCTGCATTCCAGATGCCCCTGTCAAGAAATCTATTCCTGGTCGGTTCGGTAATTGCAGCTCAGGTGATACACCAGGTTGCCATGCATATCCCAATTCTTCAGGATGTCCTAGGGCTTCAGCCGGTCAGCCTGTCCCAGTGGGGAGTGCTCTTTGCAGCGGCATGTTTGATTATTGTGATCATGGAGTTGTTTAAGGTAATCTGGCCACGAGTTAATAAAACCGAATGA